Proteins encoded within one genomic window of Dethiobacter alkaliphilus AHT 1:
- a CDS encoding efflux RND transporter periplasmic adaptor subunit: MKKSILTLVILVSVALLAAGCTGTTEAGTNGQEEVEVVQAQTVEAFGNVVALAEKNIIVDFPALVEEVHVREGQQVEEEETLITLDLTEYNAQIENKERELKIARLELDRTSGTTLRNMQRERIAALELELSLLEEKLAKSYLDEETLIADFKSGVIYDIVPRPGDMLAPGSKVFSVMELDNLTVEANIFEEFIKDVEIGALVTIIPLADRTQEYQGEVTAISAKAINKNGETVVPVQISITDNDGFLKPNFNVDVIIEM, translated from the coding sequence ATGAAAAAATCAATCTTAACTCTGGTGATTTTAGTGTCGGTGGCCTTATTGGCCGCAGGTTGTACAGGAACCACGGAAGCAGGAACGAACGGGCAGGAAGAAGTTGAAGTGGTGCAGGCGCAAACAGTGGAAGCGTTTGGCAATGTAGTGGCATTGGCGGAAAAAAACATCATCGTTGATTTTCCCGCTCTGGTAGAGGAAGTTCATGTCAGAGAAGGCCAGCAGGTAGAAGAAGAAGAGACGTTAATCACCTTGGACCTGACTGAATACAACGCTCAGATTGAAAACAAGGAGCGGGAGCTGAAAATTGCCCGCCTGGAGTTGGACCGTACCAGCGGCACCACCCTGCGTAATATGCAGCGGGAAAGAATTGCCGCCCTGGAGCTGGAACTCTCCCTGCTGGAAGAAAAACTGGCCAAATCCTACCTTGATGAAGAAACCCTCATTGCCGATTTTAAGTCCGGCGTCATCTATGACATCGTCCCCCGGCCCGGCGACATGTTAGCTCCCGGCAGCAAAGTGTTCTCGGTAATGGAACTTGATAACCTCACCGTGGAAGCCAACATCTTTGAAGAATTTATTAAAGATGTGGAAATCGGCGCTCTGGTAACAATTATCCCTCTGGCCGACAGAACCCAGGAATACCAAGGTGAAGTAACAGCCATCTCCGCCAAAGCAATCAACAAAAACGGCGAAACCGTAGTCCCGGTCCAAATCTCCATCACCGACAACGACGGCTTCCTCAAACCAAACTTCAACGTCGACGTCATCATCGAAATGTAA
- a CDS encoding TDT family transporter, translating to MGKVIQKIPIPIAGLMLGMAALGNLLGAYGSAYRNIFGLLAGVIFVLLVSKFVTTPQCLREGFDNPVVASVTPTFSMGIMLLSTYLLPYTYSVAYGVWLFGVLLHIGLIAYFTKRYIVGFNIKKVFPSYFIVYVGIVVASVTAPAYNLLALGQALFWFGFAANLVLLPIVFYRFFIIKEIPEAALPTTIIFAAPTSLCLAGYLNSFPEKNMAVLGFLVSLSLLLIVFALSYLPKLLKLQFYPSYSAFTFPIVISAIGMKGANAAFIAGGLQLPLLVHVATFLEVIAVLLVVYVFARYIGHLLPLRQVATQQVPIPSPKTNNGSTSI from the coding sequence ATGGGTAAAGTTATTCAGAAGATACCAATTCCCATTGCCGGCTTAATGCTGGGCATGGCTGCTCTGGGAAATTTACTGGGTGCTTACGGAAGTGCGTACAGAAACATTTTCGGCTTATTGGCCGGAGTTATTTTTGTGTTACTGGTGAGCAAGTTCGTAACTACCCCGCAGTGTCTGCGGGAGGGCTTTGATAATCCGGTGGTGGCCAGTGTCACACCTACATTTTCTATGGGCATTATGCTATTATCCACCTATCTGCTGCCCTACACCTATTCAGTGGCCTATGGGGTATGGCTCTTTGGTGTACTGCTGCACATCGGACTCATTGCTTACTTTACCAAGAGATACATTGTTGGTTTTAACATAAAAAAAGTTTTTCCCAGCTACTTTATTGTGTATGTGGGCATTGTGGTTGCCAGTGTGACAGCCCCAGCCTATAATTTGTTGGCTCTGGGGCAGGCATTGTTCTGGTTTGGCTTTGCTGCTAACTTAGTATTACTGCCAATTGTGTTTTATCGCTTCTTCATTATTAAAGAAATCCCGGAAGCAGCCTTGCCTACCACCATCATTTTTGCAGCTCCTACCAGCCTCTGTCTGGCAGGGTATTTAAATTCTTTTCCGGAAAAGAATATGGCGGTATTGGGATTTTTGGTTTCCCTGTCTTTATTGCTAATCGTATTTGCATTGTCTTATCTGCCTAAATTACTGAAACTTCAGTTCTATCCCAGCTACTCCGCCTTTACTTTTCCCATTGTTATCAGCGCCATCGGCATGAAAGGTGCAAATGCCGCTTTCATAGCAGGCGGACTGCAGCTACCCCTGCTGGTGCATGTGGCAACGTTTCTGGAAGTTATCGCCGTTTTGTTGGTAGTCTATGTCTTTGCGCGTTACATTGGGCATCTGCTACCACTGCGCCAAGTGGCTACCCAACAAGTGCCAATCCCATCCCCAAAAACAAATAATGGAAGCACTTCAATCTGA
- a CDS encoding PIN domain-containing protein, protein MNNLWLDTNVLLRFITGDPPEMARKALSLFRRAEAGEVSLCLSVLVMAEAVWTLTSFYRYSKQEVSDVLIPLINADGILAEEPELLLEALTQMTAQNIDFVDAYLAAAARRRGEPVCSFDEDFKRLQVTLIPPE, encoded by the coding sequence ATGAATAATCTATGGTTAGATACAAATGTCCTGTTAAGATTTATTACCGGAGATCCCCCCGAAATGGCAAGAAAAGCCCTTTCACTGTTTAGGCGTGCAGAAGCGGGGGAAGTATCATTATGTCTTTCAGTACTGGTAATGGCTGAAGCCGTATGGACCTTAACATCTTTCTACCGGTATTCAAAACAAGAAGTCAGTGATGTATTAATTCCACTTATCAATGCAGACGGAATCCTTGCTGAAGAACCTGAACTGCTCCTGGAGGCTTTGACTCAAATGACTGCGCAAAATATAGACTTTGTAGATGCATATCTGGCAGCAGCGGCACGCCGGAGAGGGGAACCTGTCTGCTCCTTTGATGAAGACTTCAAACGTTTGCAAGTTACCCTTATCCCTCCCGAATAA
- a CDS encoding BTAD domain-containing putative transcriptional regulator, translating into MSLSDRILASKLLAPRTGVRLLARPRLLEKFTDYQSRKLTLISAPAGYGKTVLISQFAGQVKAQVVWYQLDHFDNDLALFVQHLLAGIEKHLPGLGVEIMDLVERGTDLQKELRRITTALVNSLTANLEEEMILVIDDYHAIEEEAVHGFMEQLLEYLPDKVHMVLSSRTLPPLHLGRLKIAGLMEEINLEDLRFRTDEISGFLLAENNEPVSGETISYLDEETGGWAAALRLAGLSINSVKVRQKASARRTNSHRKEIYHYLASEVLQNLPQDLADFVQSTAVLDFMTPQICDLFLDRDDSYEVLDSLEEQNLFAVVGEGDVYRYHHLFRDFLLSRLGEKKSNLLQKAGQCYLQAGYPVRAVECFLGAGDFGRAVHAVENVAGTMLLHSRWQTVRRWLQSIPEDIKQEHPKMLLFEGVVLLNSGRLEQAEGLIRQAAEALAQTGDQDGIFQTKLYLARILRSRGDYGQSMQMLEEILPQFAGRPVAEWYDMTMEYSLVLGMRGELDKAVHLLNQALTLAEQEGEVHIAAQLVERLGEIHFIKGDYSKAVTVHHRAAEMAPEQERQSFLLRDSIATIYHDWGDLDQALEYAQNSLKAKEQLGMTEALPYALQQLAVVQAALGQFDVAEENFMRSIDLAGQLGGEIFFQARSKALYGRFLGSRGRLEEARQLVDEALEMARGQSQFIYAVCLQAAAPVFIWQGEPQKGAAMLEQALSVLEQIGAKYSICVTCAFLALAKRQLGEDAAAQNYAVRCLELAAPESCIQLFVANPEMMLPVVRVGLEKGLAPEFVKEIIRRMGEQAAEMLAELAVHPDPAVRRRVIAPLAIIGREQAVKKMLSDVDEGVRDQALAVAQTFAQPPKAEARPVKQETQPHPFAREACLQVSCLGAFHVSGGEKEVAWRTTKARDLFAYLIHHREKPVQKEKILEDLWPETDPEQASTLFHTNLYQLRRAVKNVAGEQPVRHKSGQYRLDEEMFSCDIHRFESLAQAAGKAVAEVDAQDLEEAVALYRGEYLEGIDYDWVAAERERLNQLYLQVLDRLAHYYAAEGQYSRAASCLRAILRANPLLEEAHALLMQVYAGMGDRMAVLQQYETLTEVLEEELGVDPSPKTRELYYKLCSEEE; encoded by the coding sequence TTGTCTCTTTCAGATCGAATCCTGGCTTCAAAACTCCTTGCGCCGCGCACCGGTGTAAGGTTATTAGCGCGTCCCCGACTCCTGGAGAAGTTTACGGATTACCAGTCTCGTAAGCTTACCCTGATTTCAGCGCCGGCGGGTTATGGCAAAACGGTGCTTATTTCTCAGTTTGCCGGTCAGGTGAAAGCGCAGGTGGTTTGGTATCAGCTGGACCATTTCGACAATGACCTGGCTCTTTTTGTGCAGCATTTGTTGGCGGGAATAGAGAAGCATTTGCCCGGCCTGGGTGTGGAGATAATGGATTTGGTGGAGCGCGGCACGGATCTGCAAAAAGAACTGCGCCGTATCACCACTGCCCTGGTAAACAGCCTGACTGCCAACCTGGAAGAAGAAATGATTTTAGTCATAGATGATTATCATGCCATTGAGGAAGAAGCTGTGCATGGTTTTATGGAGCAACTGTTGGAGTACCTGCCGGACAAGGTGCATATGGTTTTGTCCAGCCGCACTTTACCGCCTCTGCATTTGGGCCGTCTGAAAATCGCCGGGTTAATGGAGGAAATTAACCTGGAGGATTTACGGTTTAGAACCGATGAAATCAGCGGTTTTTTGCTGGCGGAGAATAACGAGCCGGTCTCCGGTGAAACCATTTCCTATTTGGATGAGGAAACGGGCGGCTGGGCAGCAGCTCTGCGTCTGGCGGGACTTTCCATAAACAGTGTCAAGGTGCGGCAGAAAGCGTCGGCGCGGCGGACCAACTCCCATCGCAAAGAAATATACCATTATCTGGCCTCCGAGGTGCTGCAGAACCTGCCCCAGGATTTGGCTGATTTTGTTCAATCCACAGCAGTCTTAGATTTTATGACTCCCCAAATCTGTGATCTTTTCCTGGACAGAGACGATTCATATGAAGTTCTGGATTCTTTGGAAGAACAGAATCTTTTTGCCGTGGTAGGCGAAGGAGATGTGTACCGTTACCATCACCTTTTCCGGGATTTTCTGCTGAGCCGGTTGGGTGAAAAGAAGAGTAATCTGCTGCAAAAAGCGGGGCAGTGTTATTTACAGGCCGGGTATCCGGTTCGGGCTGTGGAGTGTTTTCTGGGTGCCGGTGACTTTGGCCGGGCGGTGCATGCGGTGGAAAATGTGGCCGGCACCATGCTTTTGCACAGCCGTTGGCAAACGGTGCGGCGCTGGCTGCAGAGTATTCCTGAGGATATAAAACAAGAGCATCCCAAAATGCTGCTCTTTGAAGGTGTGGTGCTGTTAAACAGCGGCCGGCTTGAACAGGCGGAAGGCTTAATCAGGCAGGCTGCCGAGGCGCTTGCCCAAACCGGGGACCAGGACGGGATTTTTCAGACCAAGCTTTACCTGGCACGGATTCTCCGTTCCCGGGGAGATTACGGGCAAAGCATGCAGATGCTGGAGGAGATTTTGCCCCAATTTGCCGGGCGCCCCGTGGCAGAGTGGTATGATATGACCATGGAGTATTCCCTGGTGCTTGGCATGCGCGGTGAATTGGATAAGGCGGTTCACCTTTTGAATCAGGCTCTCACCCTGGCGGAACAGGAAGGGGAAGTCCATATTGCAGCCCAGCTGGTGGAAAGGCTGGGTGAAATACATTTTATTAAAGGAGATTACTCCAAGGCGGTAACCGTTCATCACCGCGCGGCGGAAATGGCTCCTGAGCAGGAGCGTCAGTCATTTCTTTTGCGCGACAGCATTGCCACCATCTATCATGACTGGGGCGATTTGGACCAGGCGCTGGAATATGCCCAAAACAGCCTAAAAGCCAAAGAACAGCTGGGGATGACGGAAGCCTTGCCTTATGCCCTGCAGCAGTTGGCCGTGGTGCAGGCCGCCTTGGGCCAGTTTGATGTAGCGGAAGAAAATTTTATGCGTTCCATAGATTTGGCCGGGCAACTGGGTGGGGAAATATTTTTCCAGGCCCGCAGCAAAGCGCTTTACGGCCGTTTTCTGGGAAGCCGCGGCAGGTTGGAAGAAGCCCGGCAGCTGGTTGATGAGGCGCTGGAGATGGCCAGAGGCCAGTCCCAGTTTATCTATGCCGTCTGTCTGCAGGCTGCAGCTCCCGTATTTATCTGGCAGGGGGAACCACAAAAAGGCGCCGCTATGCTGGAGCAGGCGCTGAGTGTCCTTGAGCAGATTGGTGCCAAGTACTCCATTTGTGTTACCTGTGCATTTTTGGCTCTGGCCAAAAGACAGCTGGGCGAAGACGCGGCGGCGCAAAATTATGCGGTTCGCTGCCTGGAGCTGGCGGCTCCGGAAAGCTGCATTCAGCTGTTTGTGGCCAATCCGGAAATGATGCTGCCGGTGGTTCGGGTTGGACTGGAAAAAGGTTTGGCGCCCGAATTTGTAAAAGAGATTATCCGGAGAATGGGAGAGCAGGCAGCAGAGATGCTGGCCGAACTGGCAGTTCATCCCGATCCCGCTGTAAGACGGCGGGTGATTGCACCGCTGGCCATAATTGGCCGGGAACAGGCGGTGAAGAAAATGCTCTCCGACGTTGATGAAGGTGTTCGGGATCAGGCATTGGCGGTGGCGCAAACCTTTGCCCAACCACCGAAGGCCGAGGCCCGCCCGGTAAAGCAGGAAACTCAGCCCCACCCCTTTGCCAGAGAAGCGTGTCTGCAGGTAAGTTGCCTGGGTGCTTTTCATGTCAGTGGCGGGGAAAAAGAAGTGGCCTGGCGCACCACCAAGGCCCGGGATTTGTTTGCCTATCTGATTCATCACCGGGAAAAGCCGGTGCAAAAAGAAAAAATTTTGGAGGACCTGTGGCCGGAAACCGATCCGGAACAGGCATCCACGTTGTTTCATACCAACCTGTATCAGCTGCGCAGAGCGGTGAAGAACGTTGCCGGGGAGCAGCCGGTGCGGCATAAGAGCGGCCAGTACCGACTGGATGAAGAGATGTTTTCCTGTGATATTCACCGTTTTGAGTCCCTGGCGCAGGCGGCGGGAAAAGCTGTTGCTGAGGTGGACGCCCAGGACCTTGAAGAAGCGGTGGCGCTGTATCGCGGTGAATATCTGGAAGGAATAGATTACGACTGGGTTGCCGCGGAACGGGAGCGGTTGAACCAACTCTACTTGCAGGTTTTGGACCGACTGGCTCATTATTATGCCGCTGAAGGCCAGTACTCCCGGGCTGCCTCGTGTTTACGGGCCATTCTGCGTGCTAATCCCCTGCTGGAGGAGGCCCATGCCCTGCTCATGCAGGTCTATGCCGGCATGGGAGACCGGATGGCCGTATTGCAGCAGTATGAAACGCTGACCGAGGTGCTGGAAGAAGAACTGGGTGTGGATCCCAGTCCCAAAACCAGGGAGCTATATTATAAACTTTGTTCTGAAGAGGAATAA
- a CDS encoding AbrB/MazE/SpoVT family DNA-binding domain-containing protein has translation MIKAKITGKGQITVPKEVREKLEVGYGDYITFDISGKEVTVKPLKKINLTNLYGTLPATRPYKNKEETRREVTETLTSYSRDNKEDE, from the coding sequence ATGATTAAGGCCAAGATTACTGGTAAGGGCCAAATAACCGTCCCCAAAGAGGTACGGGAAAAACTCGAGGTTGGTTATGGTGACTATATTACTTTCGACATTAGCGGCAAAGAAGTAACGGTGAAGCCGCTGAAAAAAATTAATTTAACAAATCTATACGGCACCCTGCCCGCCACTCGCCCTTATAAAAACAAAGAAGAAACCCGCCGTGAAGTGACAGAAACACTCACCTCTTACAGCAGGGATAATAAAGAAGATGAATAA
- a CDS encoding C-GCAxxG-C-C family (seleno)protein: MRNEVSVNKVKQDAEDMFRRGDFYCSESIIKSVKDNFAIDMPDEIIAMASGFPVGIGKSKCVCGAVSGGVMALGYFFGRTTGGDPKVQKTLELANELQQSFKDNHQHLCCRILTKGMDMAAGEHKDQCVSFTGEIAEKVAAIVVREQGLVNLDEQ; the protein is encoded by the coding sequence TTGCGAAATGAAGTCAGTGTAAATAAAGTAAAACAGGATGCAGAAGACATGTTCAGACGGGGTGATTTCTATTGTTCCGAATCCATTATCAAATCTGTTAAAGATAACTTCGCCATTGATATGCCCGATGAGATCATTGCCATGGCCTCTGGTTTTCCGGTGGGGATCGGCAAGTCCAAATGTGTCTGCGGAGCCGTTTCCGGCGGTGTGATGGCCTTGGGCTACTTTTTTGGCCGCACAACCGGAGGCGACCCTAAAGTCCAGAAAACATTGGAGTTGGCCAATGAGCTACAGCAAAGCTTTAAAGATAACCATCAACATCTTTGCTGCCGCATTCTAACTAAAGGTATGGATATGGCAGCAGGGGAGCATAAAGACCAATGTGTCTCCTTTACCGGCGAGATTGCCGAGAAAGTGGCGGCCATTGTGGTGCGGGAGCAGGGCCTTGTGAATCTGGATGAACAATAG
- a CDS encoding FtsX-like permease family protein: MNIILRFVLRNIAEKKLRTLLIISAIMISTALFFASTAISGTIERMFLEQMQTRVGESDLVVMAGENQASPFFRETLLHDYQDRMNYTIGTIDTGGLYRVSHDQQDPWSLRGIEMDDLQTMTPVSFYQEANLHPFQGRKIIIGRATAKEYGLQAGDSIEIAISGTARQFRIAAVAHDTGPFKDVGQNPFAVVPKETLSSLFDARGRVHTLYLSLDNSEQIHEVMSEIEADHPRYRVREALPQAEVAAMIGSIATPFLFLTMVVMAVSAFIIYTSFKLIAKERMPVIGTFRSIGATRKMTGWVMLSESLVYGLLGGALGSILGMGILYLMSMVLQPSWAGELQATVSFTPMQMVISFVLAVILSFGSSILPIRKAAGIPLKELILDTGEQTVETKKSRKFIYALLMGIGTLVLPRALPYEMALFSSGAAMLFSIGALILLVPYLTAGFVRFFEKIYGYIFGNEGIMAVKNLRQNGSILNSISLLALGIASLLIVNMVSFSVVGEVANIFSRNVGYHVTIRGSQIDNRILNQAAAVEGVTDIYANYYHYGINLVDRDGWINFHVPTGPKFFEHTTNLGVSGEVDELLADLEAGRNIVVTTIFRDTHGLEVGDTLTIEMTSGSREYTVIGFIETLMENGNFALIGSRYHKFDMRPQYYSALSMMVSGTQDEVKERLEERFRNYPNLEIHTMEEWEERNHAANAQLFDILQGFSILTLIIGIFGVLNNLVISFIERKRALAVLRSIGMSKKQIVKMIFVESLTGGIIGGCIGVLGALHMLSVMPYMMRAIAAPIPITYSPTLLLIALLSGVVIMVIASVSPALKSSRLNIVESLKYE; the protein is encoded by the coding sequence GTGAATATCATCTTACGGTTTGTTCTGCGCAACATTGCAGAAAAGAAACTGAGGACTTTATTAATTATTTCCGCCATCATGATTTCAACGGCACTGTTTTTTGCTTCCACCGCCATCTCCGGCACCATTGAAAGAATGTTTCTGGAGCAGATGCAAACCAGGGTTGGGGAGTCTGACCTGGTGGTCATGGCGGGAGAAAACCAGGCTTCGCCTTTTTTCCGCGAAACTCTGCTGCATGACTACCAGGACCGGATGAACTATACGATTGGTACCATAGATACCGGTGGTCTTTACAGAGTATCACACGACCAACAGGACCCCTGGTCGCTGCGGGGCATTGAAATGGATGATTTGCAGACCATGACACCGGTATCTTTTTACCAGGAAGCAAACCTTCATCCGTTTCAGGGAAGAAAAATTATCATTGGCCGGGCCACGGCAAAAGAATATGGCCTGCAGGCCGGAGATTCAATTGAAATTGCAATAAGCGGCACCGCCAGGCAGTTTCGTATTGCAGCCGTTGCCCATGATACGGGCCCCTTTAAGGATGTGGGGCAGAACCCCTTTGCGGTGGTGCCTAAAGAAACTTTAAGCTCCCTCTTTGACGCCAGAGGCAGAGTTCATACCCTGTATCTAAGCCTTGATAATTCGGAGCAGATTCATGAAGTAATGTCAGAAATCGAGGCCGACCATCCGCGCTACCGGGTCCGGGAGGCTTTGCCGCAGGCGGAGGTAGCCGCCATGATTGGTTCCATCGCCACACCGTTTTTATTTTTAACCATGGTGGTGATGGCGGTGAGCGCCTTTATTATCTACACTTCCTTTAAGCTCATTGCCAAAGAAAGAATGCCGGTGATCGGCACCTTCCGCAGCATCGGAGCAACCAGGAAAATGACCGGTTGGGTAATGCTTTCGGAAAGCCTGGTGTACGGCCTGCTGGGGGGAGCGCTGGGCTCTATACTGGGGATGGGAATTCTCTACCTCATGTCCATGGTTTTGCAGCCCTCTTGGGCTGGAGAGCTGCAGGCCACCGTTTCCTTTACTCCCATGCAGATGGTAATCTCCTTTGTGCTGGCGGTGATTCTTTCCTTTGGCAGCTCTATTCTGCCCATCAGAAAAGCAGCGGGGATCCCCCTAAAGGAATTGATTCTGGACACTGGCGAGCAGACAGTGGAAACCAAAAAGAGCCGTAAATTTATCTATGCATTGTTGATGGGAATTGGCACATTGGTACTGCCTCGGGCACTGCCCTATGAAATGGCTCTTTTCTCCAGCGGTGCCGCCATGCTCTTTAGCATCGGAGCCCTAATCCTCTTGGTTCCCTACCTTACAGCTGGTTTTGTCCGGTTCTTTGAAAAAATATATGGGTATATCTTCGGCAACGAAGGAATCATGGCCGTTAAAAACCTGAGACAAAACGGCAGCATCTTAAACAGCATTTCTCTTTTGGCCCTGGGTATTGCAAGCCTTTTGATTGTCAATATGGTAAGCTTCAGCGTGGTGGGGGAAGTGGCCAATATATTTTCCCGCAACGTGGGCTATCATGTCACCATTCGCGGCAGCCAGATTGATAACCGCATCCTCAATCAGGCTGCGGCGGTGGAAGGCGTCACCGATATTTATGCTAACTACTACCATTACGGCATCAATTTAGTGGACCGGGACGGTTGGATTAACTTCCATGTCCCCACCGGCCCCAAATTTTTCGAACACACCACAAACCTGGGTGTGTCCGGTGAAGTGGATGAACTGCTGGCAGATCTGGAAGCGGGACGAAACATTGTGGTAACAACCATCTTCAGGGATACCCACGGACTGGAGGTTGGCGATACGCTGACCATAGAAATGACATCAGGGTCCCGGGAGTATACGGTAATCGGCTTTATTGAAACATTGATGGAAAACGGAAATTTCGCTTTAATCGGATCGCGTTATCATAAGTTTGATATGCGGCCCCAGTATTATTCGGCGCTTAGTATGATGGTTTCGGGAACGCAGGATGAGGTAAAGGAAAGACTGGAAGAAAGGTTTCGCAACTACCCCAATTTAGAAATCCATACCATGGAGGAATGGGAGGAAAGAAACCATGCGGCCAATGCGCAGCTCTTTGACATCCTGCAGGGTTTCTCCATTCTGACATTAATAATCGGGATTTTCGGGGTGCTCAATAATCTGGTAATCAGCTTTATTGAACGAAAACGGGCTCTGGCAGTTTTACGCTCCATCGGCATGAGTAAAAAACAGATTGTTAAGATGATCTTTGTGGAGTCCTTGACCGGAGGAATTATTGGCGGATGCATCGGTGTGCTGGGAGCGCTGCACATGCTCTCTGTAATGCCCTATATGATGCGGGCCATCGCCGCACCCATCCCCATCACCTACTCTCCCACACTGCTATTAATCGCTTTGCTGTCCGGAGTGGTGATTATGGTAATCGCCTCTGTCAGTCCCGCTTTAAAATCATCCAGGCTCAATATTGTGGAGTCTTTAAAATATGAATAG
- a CDS encoding sodium:solute symporter family protein: protein MGLIIGIYILAILVIVFYLGRRVQSSDDFFLAGRKLNWLVAGGSIVATAVGGAVVIGHPGAFYTYGLAWYFVPLGGMIASLFMAFFVVERVRALNQHTVPDLLALRYDDKARTAAAILIIIADIAIICTQIMAFAGILAGFLGVSPNAAALMGAVLFVVTALGGGLMGIAFTDAIQGLLISVGLVVIALLVIGSGGGITAISAQLPAEFFQPFAAMPAHLVLGNVLSVVGITLASQSTVFQRINAVKSPQEAKKAGFLTAAGMFILTGLIIPVIGYSARVILGPGVELDNVAGALISAVLPDWAGALFIAVVVGAILTTTNSILLSTSMNVIKDLYEGALQKSVTDRARLNGGRLTVVIIGTAAFLMTLTMPTIIDAIIFAYTMTAILIVPIYIGLFWRRPGASGGMLSILLGGMATLIWQFVLRQPWGIHAVIPGLVFALVGLALGCLSEPLSAARWQIISPDKNKANLKA, encoded by the coding sequence GTGGGCCTGATTATAGGTATTTATATTTTGGCTATTTTGGTTATAGTGTTTTACTTGGGCAGAAGGGTGCAGTCTTCCGATGACTTCTTTCTGGCTGGCAGAAAGCTGAATTGGTTGGTGGCGGGGGGAAGCATTGTGGCCACCGCCGTGGGGGGCGCTGTTGTTATAGGGCATCCGGGCGCTTTCTATACTTACGGTTTGGCCTGGTACTTTGTACCGCTGGGCGGAATGATTGCATCTTTGTTTATGGCTTTTTTTGTGGTGGAGCGGGTGAGAGCGCTAAATCAGCATACGGTGCCGGATTTGTTGGCACTGCGCTATGATGATAAGGCCAGAACCGCAGCAGCAATTCTGATTATTATTGCAGACATTGCCATCATCTGTACCCAGATTATGGCTTTTGCCGGCATCCTGGCCGGTTTTCTTGGTGTTTCGCCCAATGCGGCAGCACTGATGGGTGCTGTCCTGTTTGTTGTCACCGCTTTGGGTGGGGGCTTAATGGGCATTGCCTTCACCGATGCCATTCAGGGTTTGCTTATCTCGGTGGGGCTTGTGGTTATTGCCTTGTTGGTCATCGGCAGTGGTGGCGGGATAACCGCCATTTCTGCGCAGCTCCCCGCAGAATTTTTTCAGCCCTTTGCAGCTATGCCTGCCCATTTGGTCTTGGGCAATGTGCTGTCTGTGGTGGGAATTACCCTGGCCAGTCAATCCACGGTGTTTCAGCGGATTAATGCCGTAAAATCTCCGCAGGAGGCCAAAAAAGCGGGATTCTTAACAGCAGCAGGTATGTTTATTTTGACAGGGCTAATAATCCCTGTTATTGGTTATTCTGCCCGGGTGATACTGGGGCCTGGTGTGGAGCTGGATAATGTGGCGGGGGCGCTTATCAGCGCGGTGCTGCCTGACTGGGCGGGGGCCTTGTTTATAGCGGTTGTTGTGGGTGCTATTTTAACCACCACCAACTCAATTCTACTCAGTACCAGCATGAATGTAATAAAAGATTTGTATGAAGGGGCATTGCAAAAGAGCGTGACAGACCGGGCGCGCTTAAACGGAGGCCGGCTTACCGTTGTTATTATCGGCACTGCCGCATTTCTTATGACGCTCACCATGCCCACTATAATTGATGCCATAATTTTTGCCTATACCATGACCGCCATTTTAATTGTACCCATCTATATCGGCTTGTTTTGGCGCCGCCCCGGTGCTTCCGGCGGGATGCTCAGTATTTTGCTGGGGGGGATGGCCACTTTAATCTGGCAGTTTGTCCTGCGCCAACCCTGGGGCATTCATGCGGTAATACCCGGCCTTGTTTTTGCATTGGTGGGTCTGGCGCTGGGCTGTTTGTCGGAGCCCCTTTCTGCGGCCCGCTGGCAGATTATTAGCCCCGATAAAAATAAAGCTAATCTTAAAGCGTAA